The sequence CAACTGCTGATCTACGCACTGACCTGCATCATGCCGTCGTCCTCGCCGCTGAACCCCGCGGTGCAGTACATCGTCGCGCTGCTCGGCCTCGGTCTGTCCATCGACTACTCGCTGCTGGTGGTGACCCGCTGGCGTGAGGAGCGCGCCGCGGGCCGGAGCAACGAGGAGGCGGTACGGGCCGCGGTCAGGCGCGCGGGGCACTCGGTCTGGTTCAGCGGCCTGGTCGCCTCGCTCGGCCTGTTCGCCCTGATCGTGGTGCCCAACTCGCTGGCCCGCGGGATCGGCGTCTCCGGCCTCTTCATCCCCTCGACGGCTGTGCTGGTCGCACTCACCCTGCTTCCCGCGGTGCTGTCGAAGGTCGGTCCCCGGGTCGACTGGCCGCGACGGCGCCGGGCCGGGTCCGCGAGCCGCTTCTGGACCTGGTGGGCCGGACTCGTGATCCGCTACCGGGTGCTTGCGGCGGCCCTCGGCCTGGCGATCCTCGGCGCGCTGGCCGGGGTGGCAGCCACCATCAACATGGGGCTGCCGACCCCCTCGCACCTGGCGACCAGCGGCGTCTACACCGACGGCCTGCACGCCCTGCAGGCGGCCGGCTTCCCGGCGGGGACGCTCACCACGGTGCCGGTGTACGTGCCACACGCCCCGGAGGCCGCCTCGGTCGCCTCCTCCCTGAACTCGGTGGCGAGCCTGCACGGGGCCGTCGCGCCGGCGGGGGCACCCTGGCGGCACGGCGGCAGCGCCATGGTCTTCGCCATCCCACAGCACGAGGTGGGAACCTCGGTGGGCGGGACCTCTCTCGCTGACATCCGGCACACCGTGCCGCACGGCGTGCGCGTCGGCGGCGAGGGCGCGGTCAACCTCGACCTGACCCATTCCACCTACGGGGCGTTCCCGCTGCTGTTCACGGTGGTGGCCCTGGTGACGTTCCTGCTGCTGGCGCGCGGCCTGAAGTCGATCCTGCTGCCGGCCAAGGCGGTGCTGCTCAACATCCTCTCGGTCGCGGCCTCCTACGGCCTGCTGGTGCTGGTCTTCCAGCACGGCCTGGGGATGCAGACCTTCTGGGGCGCGCGCAGCTACGGCGCCGTGGGCACCCTCGCCCCCGTGCTGATCTTCGGCTTCCTCTTCGGGGTCTCCATGGACTACGAGGTGTTCATCCTCGCCCGCGTACGAGAGGGCTACGACCGCTCGGGCTCCACCCGGGGGGGCGTCGTCGAGGGCGTCTCGCGCACCGGAAGGCTGGTCACCAGCGCCGCGCTCATCCTCTTTCTCGCGCTCGCCTCCCTGTCGACGGCGAACGACATCACCGTCCGTCAGATCGCGGCCGGCCTGGCGGCCGGGGTGCTCCTCGACGCCGTCGTGGTGCGCATGCTCCTGCTCCCGGCGCTCGTCTCGCTCTTCGGGAAACTGAACTGGTGGATGCCGCCGCGCGCGGCCCGGCTGATGCGGATCCATCCCGCCCCGCCGCGGCTGCTGGACGAGCCGGAGCAGGAGCCGGTGGCGATCGGGGATGCTGGATAGATGCGCGTGCTGGTGGTCGAGGACGACCGGGACCTGGCCGAGTCGCTCGCCTGGGGACTCAAGGCCGAGGGCTACGTCGTGGACGTGGCGGACAACGGTGTGGACGGGCTGTGGAAGGCCCGCGAAACCCCACCCGATGTGATCATCCTGGACGTGATGCTGCCGGGGATGGACGGCTACCGGGTCTGCCGCACCCTGCGCGAGCAGGACCTGTGGATGCCGATCCTGATGCTGACCGCGATGGACGAGGACCTGGACCACGCCGAGGGTCTGGACAGCGGAGCCGACGACTACCTGGCCAAGCCGTTCTCCTACCCCGTGCTGCTTGCCCACCTGCGCTCCCTGACCCGCCGCGGGCTCGGCGCCAGGCCGGCGGTGCTCACCGCCGCCGGCCTGGCGCTGGACCCGGCCAGCCGCACGGTGACCCGCGGTGGCCGGGAGCTGGATCTCACCACCCGCGAGGTATCGGTCCTGGAGCACCTGATGCGGTGCAAGGGACGTGTCGTGTCCAAGTCCGAGCTGCTGGAGCACTGCTGGGACGTCAACTTCGAGGGCGGGCCGTCCGTGGTCGAGGTCCATGTGCACCGGCTGCGGCGGAAGATCGAGACGCCGGGCGGTCCGCCATTGATCGAGACGGTCCGCGGCGAGGGCTACCTGATCCGGGAGGACGGGCAGTGAGCGGCCGACGCGTGGGCCGCCGGGCCTGTTGGAGCACCGTACGTGCCAGGGTCACCGTCGTCGCCGGGCTCGCGCTCACGGCGGCAGTGACCCTCGGCCTGGTCCTCTTGTACCTGCTCCAGGTCGGATCCGCGCACCGCACCGCCGACGACCAGCTGCGCACCTACGCCGCGCAGGTCGAGCAGTCCGCGCGGGGCGGCCGCTGGCCGCATCCGCTGCCCGCCTCGGCCCTGGACCCCAACGCCCAGGCACAGGTGCTCACCCCGGACGGCACGGTCCTCGCCGCCAGCCGCGCCCTGCAGGGGCAGGGTGCCGTCTACGCCCTGCCGCCCGGCGCCGGAACCCCCGTACGACAGAACGCCGCGGACACGGCGGTGAACGGCGAGGTACGCGTGCTCGGCAGCCGGGCCACCGTCGGCGGCAAAGCGGTGACGATCATCACCCTCACCACCACCGACCTGCTCAGCCAGGTCAGTGAGACCTTCGCTCGACTGCTGTTGGTGGGCGTGCCCGGCATCCTGTTGCTGGCCTGCGGCACTGTGTGGCTGGTCGTGGGCCGGGCGCTGCGCCCGGTGGAGCGGATCCGCCGCTCGGTCACCGAGATCACGGCCGCGGACCTGTCGCGGCGTGTACCGCAGCCGGGCACCCACGACGAGATCGGTGACCTCGCCCGCACGATGAACGACATGCTCACCCGGCTCGACGACTCCGCGGCGCGGCAGCGGCGCTTCGCCGCCGACGCCTCGCACGAGTTGCGCACCCCACTGGCGGCGATCCGCACCGCGCTGGAGGTCGGCCTCGCCCACCCAAAGACCGCGCCCTGGCCGGAGATCGCCCGGCGAGCGGTACGTCAGTCGGAGCGCCTGGAGACGCTCGTGCACGACCTTCTCATCCTTGCCAGAAGCGACGACCGCCAGCTCGTGACGCGACGGCGTCGGGTCGATCTCGGCGAGCTGGTCGAGGAGGTACGCGCGACCAGCGCTGCGCCGCGGGTGCCCGTGGGCATCGACCGCGCGAAGACCGTTGTGGTGGTCATCGGCGACGCCGAGCACCTGAGCCGCATGGTGCGCAACGTCCTCGACAACGCCGTCCGTCACGCCCGGCACTCGGTCCAGATCTCGGTCCGGGACGCACCGCCCGATCAGGTGAGGATCGAGATCGCCGACGACGGTCCCGGAATCCCGCCCGAGGAACGCGAGCGCGTCTTCGACCGCTTCGTCCGGCTGGACGCCAGCCGGGAACGCACCAGCGGATCGAGCGGCCTCGGCCTGGCCATCGCCAAGGAGATCGCGACCGCACACGGCGGCCATATCGTCATCGACGAGGCCCCCGGCGGCGGTGCACTCGTCCTGATCACCCTGCCACGTGCCGCCACCGGGTGACCGCCTGGTGGGCTGAGACGCAGGTCCGTTCCGCCAAGAGGGGCCCTCAGTGCCGGACGCGGCGCAGCTCGAACAGCTTCTGGACGCCGAAATCGGCGGACCTCGACCCATCGATGACGGTCTGCTCTTCTTCTTGGATCAGTTCGGCCTTGTTTGTGATCGCGGGCATTGCCTCCGGGCGGGCTTTGGCGGCGTTGCTCCGGTGTCCCGCGACTCCGGGAAGATCAGCGGCAACCTGAAGCGCCCCAGCGATACAACCGACGCCTGCAACGTGTCTTCTACACCTCGGCGTTGTTCAGCATCCGCTACTGCGAGGACTCCAGACGTTTTACGAACGCAAGCGATCCGAGGGCAAGCGGCACACACCCGGGCAGTCCTCGCTCGCCCTTGCGCACCGCCGGGTCAACGTTCTCTGGGCTCTCCTCCGCGACGGTCGATGCTACGAGCCCGCAACGCCAAGCACCCTGGCAGCTTGACACACAGCATTAGGAATCCGGGAGGACTCATTCGACTGCCTGACCCTGCGTGGGGACGAGCTGTTCGAGCTCGTGGACGCGTTGCTGTGCGCGGATGGCCCGGTGACGTCGCCGGTGGACCTAACGTCGGTGGCCGAGCACCGACGTGGGCACGGCGCGATGTACGAGGCGGTGAACAGCGGGAACGCGGATGTGCCCCGGCTGAGGCAGGTGCTGGCCGGTCTGCCGATGCCGCGGGCCGCCGACGGACGCCTGGTCCTGGCGGTCGACGTCAGCAACTGGCTCCGCCCCGACGCGCCGACCAGCGCGGACCGCCTGTTCTGCCACGTCTACGGGCGCAGCGGACGGTCCTCGGACCAGTTCATTCCCGGCTGGCCGTACTCGTTCGTCGCCGCCCTCGAGTCGGGCCGGACGTCCTGGTGCCAGCTCCTGGACGCCTTACGTCTCGAACCCGAGGACGACGTCGCTGAGGTCATCGCTGTCCAGCTCCGCCGGGTGGTCACCGACCTCATCGAGATGGGCAGCTGGCACTTCGGCGACCGCAAGACCAGGACGGCCACTTGGATCGAAGAACCGGCGGCCCGCCACCCGCTACGACGTGGGCAAGACCGTGAAACGGCCCGCGAATATCACCGACCGAAACCGACTCAGACCATAAAGGACAAGCTCAGCGTCGCGTGCGAGCGCTGGACGGCTCGACGAGGCGATCGTCCAAGAGGCGGGTGCCGGCCTGTTTGACGTACTTCAGCACGGGTGAGACCTCCATGCTCTGCAGTCCGGTCAGGGACCCGATGCGTTCCGAGGTGAACTCGAACAGTTCGTCGAGGTCCCGGGTGTGTGCGACGGCATGGATGTTCCAGGGCCCGGAGATGGCTGCGGCGAAGGCGATCTCGGGTTCCTGCGCGACTGCCAATCGCGTCGTACTGGTACAGGCCGTCGCGCAAGGTGGTGCGGCTGGTGATCGGCCAGTGCAGTACGGGGCCGAACTGCGCCGCTTCGGCCACGCGGACCTGCCCGCTATCCGTCAGACCCTCCTGGACGTACACGCGGACGCCTACGCCGACGAGATGGACGACGAGTTCAACCAGCGCTTCCCCTGGTTCATCGACCACTGGGGCAGCAACCCCGGCTACGCCTGCGTCATCGCCTACGACGATGCCGAGCCGGTCGGCTTCGCCTACGGGGCCCCGGCCGCACCCGGCCGCGAATGGTGGAGCGAGCACCTCACCGAACCCCCGGCCGACGACTCGACCTTCAGCGTCTCCGAGCTGATGGTGCGCCCGCGCTGGCGCAAGACCGGCACCGCCGAACGCCTGCACGCCGCGCTCATCGCAGACCGGCCCGAGGCGCTGGCCGTGCTCCTGGTCGACCCCGACC comes from Streptomyces sp. FXJ1.172 and encodes:
- a CDS encoding Lrp/AsnC ligand binding domain-containing protein, with product MAVAQEPEIAFAAAISGPWNIHAVAHTRDLDELFEFTSERIGSLTGLQSMEVSPVLKYVKQAGTRLLDDRLVEPSSARTRR
- a CDS encoding sensor histidine kinase, whose product is MSGRRVGRRACWSTVRARVTVVAGLALTAAVTLGLVLLYLLQVGSAHRTADDQLRTYAAQVEQSARGGRWPHPLPASALDPNAQAQVLTPDGTVLAASRALQGQGAVYALPPGAGTPVRQNAADTAVNGEVRVLGSRATVGGKAVTIITLTTTDLLSQVSETFARLLLVGVPGILLLACGTVWLVVGRALRPVERIRRSVTEITAADLSRRVPQPGTHDEIGDLARTMNDMLTRLDDSAARQRRFAADASHELRTPLAAIRTALEVGLAHPKTAPWPEIARRAVRQSERLETLVHDLLILARSDDRQLVTRRRRVDLGELVEEVRATSAAPRVPVGIDRAKTVVVVIGDAEHLSRMVRNVLDNAVRHARHSVQISVRDAPPDQVRIEIADDGPGIPPEERERVFDRFVRLDASRERTSGSSGLGLAIAKEIATAHGGHIVIDEAPGGGALVLITLPRAATG
- a CDS encoding GNAT family N-acetyltransferase encodes the protein MQYGAELRRFGHADLPAIRQTLLDVHADAYADEMDDEFNQRFPWFIDHWGSNPGYACVIAYDDAEPVGFAYGAPAAPGREWWSEHLTEPPADDSTFSVSELMVRPRWRKTGTAERLHAALIADRPEALAVLLVDPDHPKVQALYETWGYALVGQRQPFPDSPNYAVMLRHLTQPVP
- a CDS encoding response regulator transcription factor; protein product: MRVLVVEDDRDLAESLAWGLKAEGYVVDVADNGVDGLWKARETPPDVIILDVMLPGMDGYRVCRTLREQDLWMPILMLTAMDEDLDHAEGLDSGADDYLAKPFSYPVLLAHLRSLTRRGLGARPAVLTAAGLALDPASRTVTRGGRELDLTTREVSVLEHLMRCKGRVVSKSELLEHCWDVNFEGGPSVVEVHVHRLRRKIETPGGPPLIETVRGEGYLIREDGQ
- a CDS encoding MMPL family transporter, which encodes MLSRWVVRHRLLVFAAWLAITVVGVLVAPSVSGRLQPGIHMSGSASTANAQIEARYGGATSDPGVLVLGLPKGEAVNAPAARAGLRAVDAAIKKADPQVRLVSYASTGARTLVGNGGTSTVVLAYPPHTGDDMATGQIDALVDAAKAAAPRLTVHGTSVKALEAGNTSGSGNSSVMTELIFGVLGALIVLAWVFGSLLAALPIIMALISVLTMQLLIYALTCIMPSSSPLNPAVQYIVALLGLGLSIDYSLLVVTRWREERAAGRSNEEAVRAAVRRAGHSVWFSGLVASLGLFALIVVPNSLARGIGVSGLFIPSTAVLVALTLLPAVLSKVGPRVDWPRRRRAGSASRFWTWWAGLVIRYRVLAAALGLAILGALAGVAATINMGLPTPSHLATSGVYTDGLHALQAAGFPAGTLTTVPVYVPHAPEAASVASSLNSVASLHGAVAPAGAPWRHGGSAMVFAIPQHEVGTSVGGTSLADIRHTVPHGVRVGGEGAVNLDLTHSTYGAFPLLFTVVALVTFLLLARGLKSILLPAKAVLLNILSVAASYGLLVLVFQHGLGMQTFWGARSYGAVGTLAPVLIFGFLFGVSMDYEVFILARVREGYDRSGSTRGGVVEGVSRTGRLVTSAALILFLALASLSTANDITVRQIAAGLAAGVLLDAVVVRMLLLPALVSLFGKLNWWMPPRAARLMRIHPAPPRLLDEPEQEPVAIGDAG